The Treponema phagedenis DNA segment TGTACATAAAGTCTGCAAGTTTGAAATCAGGCTCCTTGCTGTCAAGCTGGAAGGGATTTTTACCTGCCGCAACAAGACGCGGGTCATAGCGGTAAAGCGGCCAAAGGCCCGAACTCACCGCTTCTTTCTGATGAGACATTCCCTTGGTCATGTTAATTCCGTGAGAGATACAATGGCTGTATGCAATAATAATTGCAGGGCCGTCATAACTTTCAGCTTCACGGAATGCCTTAATTGTCTGAGACATGTTTGCGCCCATTGCAATTCTGGCAACATAGACATATCCGTAACTCATCGCCATCATACCGAGGTCTTTTTTGCTTGTGGTTTTACCCGCAGCGGCAAATTTTGCAACCGCACCGATCGGGGTTGCCTTTGACATCTGCCCGCCGGTATTTGAGTACACCTCTGTATCAAGTACGAGTACCTTAATATTTTTTCCCGATGCAAGCACGTGATCCAAACCGCCATAGCCGATATCGTATGCCCAGCCGTCACCGCCGAAAATCCAAACGGAGCGGCGTACCAAATGATCCGTTAACGAAAGCATTTCTTTTGCAAGCGGATCGGAGCTCTTTTCCAGCTCTTTTCGCAAGTCCGCAACAAAGGCTCTTTGGTCTTCAACAGCGGAATCTTCTTCCTGAGTATTCGCTAAAATTTTCGCAATGACATCTGCCGCAATATTTTTGTCTTTTAATTGGCCAGCTACCTCGCGTGCATATTCGGCAAGTTTATCGCTGGTAAGCCGCATTCCGTAGCCGAATTCGGCGGCATCTTCAAACAGTGAATTTGACCATGCAGGGCCTCGTCCGTCGGCACGTTTTGCATACGGAGTAGTCGGCAAGTTACCGCCGTAGATTGAAGAACACCCGGTTGCGTTTGCAATAATTGCGCGGTCTCCCGCAATCTGGCTCATCAGTCTGATATACGGTGTTTCGCCGCAGCCGGGACAGGCTCCCGAGAACTCAAACAGAGGTCTCTTCATGGAAACACCTTTTGGAACACTTAAGTTAAGTTTTCGCGCATCCGGATCCGGAAGATTTACAAAAAATTTCCAGTTCTTTGATTCTACCTCACGGTGTTCTACAAAACTTTCCATGTTGATTGCTTTGCGCGTCGGATCAGCCTTATTCTTTGCCGGACACTGCTCAACACAAAGGGCACAACCGGTGCAGTCTTCAGGGGACACTTGAATAGTAAAGGCAGCGTTTTCAAACTCTTTACCTTTATAGGCACATGATTTAAATTCCTTCGGAGCCTTATCCAGTTCTTTTTTATCGTATGCTTTCATGCGAATAACCGCATGGGGACAAACCATTACGCATTGCCCGCACTGGATACAAACCTCGGAATCCCAAATCGGAACATGCTCGGCAATACTGCGTTTTTCGTATTGAGTGGTTCCCGTCGGGAAGGTTCCGTCAACCGGCAACTGACTTACTTTCAGCTCATCGCCCTTATTAAGAGCCATCTCACCCAGAACGTTTTGTACGAATTCGGGAGCATCGGCGGTCATTGCCGAATGGCGAGTTACTTTGCTGTCGGCTGTTTTCGGATACTCTACTTTTTCAAGTCCCGCAAGAGCCATATCAATTGTTGTAATATTTTTCTGAACAATTTCGGCACCTTTTTTGCCATACGTTTTTTCGGTAAATTTCTTGATAAGACCTACCGCCTCATCTTCGGGAAGAATACCGAATATTTTAAAGAAAGCTGTCTGCATGATGACATTGATACGTGTGCCCATTCCCGCTTTTTCCGCAATAGACATTGCATCAATTACATAAAACTTTGCTTCTTTTTCGATAATTTGTTTTTGTACCTCAACCGGTATTTTTTGCCAAATCTCATCCTTACCATAGGGAGCATTTAAAAGGAAGGTACCGCCCTTTTTCAGGGTTTTGAGCATATCAAAGGTTTCAAGATAGGTAAATTTATGGCAAGCCATAAAATCGCTTTGGGTAATAAGATAGGGCTTTCTGATTTTGTTCTTTCCAAATCGAAGGTGAGAGATGGTAAAACCGCCGGATTTTTTACTGTCATAGGCAAAGTATGCCTGTGCATTATTATCCGTTGCCTCACCAATAATTTTAATAGAGTTCTTGTTTGCTCCTACCGTACCGTCGGCACCGAGCCCGTAGAACATTGCCTGATGCATATCCTTATCATCAAGATGGAAACTGGGATCATAATCAAGGCTGGTATGAGTAACATCATCAGTAATACCGACTGAAAAATTCGCAATCTTCTTTCCGCTCAAATTATCAAAAACACCTTTTACCATTGCAGGGGTAAATTCTTTAGAGCCAAGTCCGTATCGTCCTCCAAGGATAAGCGGATAATGCGTAAAGGGGCATTCTTTTTTAAACTGCATTTCTCCAATTGCGGTGCGAACATCCTCGTATAGGGGCTCGCCAAGAGCTCCGGGTTCCTTTGTTCTGTCAAGAACCGCAATGGCGGTAACTGTTGAAGGAAGAGCCTTTACAAAGGCTGAGGCATCAAAAGGACGATACAGGCGTACCTTTACAAGCCCGCATTTTTCTCCTTTTTCATTTAGCGCATCAACAGTTTCTTCTACTGTATCCGCACCTGACCCCATTAGAATAATAACTTTTTCGGCATCGGGGGCTCCGTAATAGTCAAACAGATGATATTGTCTACCGGTAAGTTCGGCAAACTTATCCATTGTTTTTTGTACAATTGCCGGAGTTGCCTGATAATACTTATTCACAACCTCCCTGCTTTGGAAGTATACATCGGGATTTTGTGCGGTTCCGCGAATCATCGGCTTTTCGGGTGTTAAACCGCGCGTGCGATGTTCGCGTACTAACGTATTATTTACCATTTTTTGCATAACTTCATACGAAACTTCTTCTACTTTTTGAATTTCGTGTGATGTTCTAAAGCCGTCAAAAAAATGCAGAAACGGAACCCGCGCTTCCAAAGTTGCGGCATGCGCAATAACCGCAGAATCCATAACTTCCTGCACGCTGTTGGAAGCAAGCATTGCCCAGCCGGTTTGACGGCAGGACATTACATCCTGATGATCACCGAAAATAGACAAAGCACTGGTAGCCAATGCTCTTGCAGCCACGTGGAAAACCGTACTGGTCAATTCTCCGGCAATTTTATACATATTCGGAATCATAAGGAGCAGTCCTTGTGAAGCGGTAAACGTTGATGACAAAGCACCGGTTGTTAAAGCACCGTGAACAGCTCCGGATGCGCCGCCTTCGGACTGCAACTCTACAACAGAGGGCACCGTTCCCCAAATATTTTTCCGCCCTTGAGCCGAATACTCATCGGCAAGCTCTCCCATCGGACTTGACGGGGTAATAGGATAAATCGCGATAACCTCGCTTAAAGCATGGGCAACATAGCCGGCGGCTGTGTTACCGTCAATCATTACAAGATTTTTTTCAGACATAAAACCGTCCTTTGATAAGTAGTGTGTGAATATCTATATTCTATCTATATGTTAATGATAAAATATACCTACCTATAGGATACTATCTTTATCCCTTTTTTTCAAGAGCGAATTATTCTATATTTTGATTAAATTCTTCAATAAATATGTACGGAATTATGTACGAAAAAAAGTGAAAGACTGGACGCTCTTTATACTAATCGAAGTATTAACAAACAGCCTACGGATTTAAGCATGCCCCTACTCAATTCCAAACGATGTTTTAAAGCATCAGCACAAAACTGTAAAATTGAAGCTTTTAAACTCGTTGGCGAAGTTGCTGTAAATTTTCAAAACTTCGCCCCTGCTCAATTCCAAACGATGTTTTGCCTGTACTCCAGCGTAAACAGGCAAAACTCGTTGGCGAAGTTGCTGTAAATTTTCAAAACTTCGCCCTATGGTAAATTACTTGCCGTTGCGCCGTGTCGAGCTCTTTTTCATGATTAGATGAATTAAATAATTGAGATATCAAAAGAACGGTTAGCGGGTTTTATCTTTTTTTCATTCTTTTTGCAAAAAGTT contains these protein-coding regions:
- the nifJ gene encoding pyruvate:ferredoxin (flavodoxin) oxidoreductase, which translates into the protein MSEKNLVMIDGNTAAGYVAHALSEVIAIYPITPSSPMGELADEYSAQGRKNIWGTVPSVVELQSEGGASGAVHGALTTGALSSTFTASQGLLLMIPNMYKIAGELTSTVFHVAARALATSALSIFGDHQDVMSCRQTGWAMLASNSVQEVMDSAVIAHAATLEARVPFLHFFDGFRTSHEIQKVEEVSYEVMQKMVNNTLVREHRTRGLTPEKPMIRGTAQNPDVYFQSREVVNKYYQATPAIVQKTMDKFAELTGRQYHLFDYYGAPDAEKVIILMGSGADTVEETVDALNEKGEKCGLVKVRLYRPFDASAFVKALPSTVTAIAVLDRTKEPGALGEPLYEDVRTAIGEMQFKKECPFTHYPLILGGRYGLGSKEFTPAMVKGVFDNLSGKKIANFSVGITDDVTHTSLDYDPSFHLDDKDMHQAMFYGLGADGTVGANKNSIKIIGEATDNNAQAYFAYDSKKSGGFTISHLRFGKNKIRKPYLITQSDFMACHKFTYLETFDMLKTLKKGGTFLLNAPYGKDEIWQKIPVEVQKQIIEKEAKFYVIDAMSIAEKAGMGTRINVIMQTAFFKIFGILPEDEAVGLIKKFTEKTYGKKGAEIVQKNITTIDMALAGLEKVEYPKTADSKVTRHSAMTADAPEFVQNVLGEMALNKGDELKVSQLPVDGTFPTGTTQYEKRSIAEHVPIWDSEVCIQCGQCVMVCPHAVIRMKAYDKKELDKAPKEFKSCAYKGKEFENAAFTIQVSPEDCTGCALCVEQCPAKNKADPTRKAINMESFVEHREVESKNWKFFVNLPDPDARKLNLSVPKGVSMKRPLFEFSGACPGCGETPYIRLMSQIAGDRAIIANATGCSSIYGGNLPTTPYAKRADGRGPAWSNSLFEDAAEFGYGMRLTSDKLAEYAREVAGQLKDKNIAADVIAKILANTQEEDSAVEDQRAFVADLRKELEKSSDPLAKEMLSLTDHLVRRSVWIFGGDGWAYDIGYGGLDHVLASGKNIKVLVLDTEVYSNTGGQMSKATPIGAVAKFAAAGKTTSKKDLGMMAMSYGYVYVARIAMGANMSQTIKAFREAESYDGPAIIIAYSHCISHGINMTKGMSHQKEAVSSGLWPLYRYDPRLVAAGKNPFQLDSKEPDFKLADFMYKEVRFKTLKNANPERAEMLLKAAEEKTRRQWQEYKYLADRPF